Proteins encoded together in one Staphylococcus aureus window:
- the pcp gene encoding pyroglutamyl-peptidase I, translating to MHILVTGFAPFDNQNINPSWEAVTQLEDIIGTHTIDKLKLPTSFKKVDNIINKTLASNHYDVVLAIGQAGGRNAITPERVAINIDDARIPDNDDFQPIDQAIHLDGAPAYFSNLPVKAMTQSIINQGLPGALSNSAGTFVCNHTLYHLGYLQDKHYPHLRFGFIHVPYIPEQVIGKPDTPSMPLEKIVAGLTAAIEAISNDEDLHLALGTTE from the coding sequence ATGCACATTTTAGTAACAGGGTTTGCGCCTTTTGACAATCAAAATATCAATCCCTCATGGGAAGCTGTGACTCAACTAGAAGATATTATTGGCACACATACAATCGATAAATTAAAACTACCAACCTCTTTTAAGAAAGTAGATAATATTATAAATAAAACGTTGGCATCTAATCATTATGATGTTGTACTAGCTATAGGACAAGCTGGTGGTAGAAATGCCATTACCCCAGAACGTGTCGCCATTAATATTGATGATGCACGTATTCCAGATAATGATGATTTTCAACCTATTGATCAAGCCATTCACTTAGACGGTGCGCCAGCTTATTTTTCAAATTTACCAGTTAAAGCAATGACTCAAAGTATTATTAATCAAGGACTTCCTGGAGCACTTTCAAATAGCGCAGGTACATTTGTTTGTAATCACACACTTTATCACTTAGGTTATTTACAAGATAAGCATTACCCTCACCTACGATTCGGATTTATTCATGTGCCATACATACCAGAGCAGGTCATTGGTAAACCCGATACACCATCTATGCCATTAGAAAAGATAGTTGCAGGTTTGACTGCAGCCATTGAAGCTATTTCTAATGATGAGGATTTACACCTAGCCCTGGGCACAACGGAATAG
- a CDS encoding ECF-type riboflavin transporter substrate-binding protein, giving the protein MKKQDISVKTVVAIGIGAAVFVILGRFVVIPTGFPNTNIETSYAFLALISAIFGPFAGLMTGLVGHAIKDFTTYGSAWWSWVICSGIIGCLYGWIGLKLNLSSGRFSRKSMVYFNIGQIIANIICWALIAPTLDILIYNEPANKVYTQGVISAVLNIISVGIIGTILLKAYASSQIKKGSLRKE; this is encoded by the coding sequence ATGAAAAAACAAGATATTTCAGTTAAAACTGTTGTTGCAATTGGTATAGGAGCAGCGGTATTTGTAATTTTAGGGCGTTTTGTTGTAATACCAACAGGTTTTCCTAATACGAATATAGAAACATCATATGCATTTTTAGCATTAATATCTGCAATATTTGGACCTTTTGCTGGTTTAATGACTGGATTAGTTGGACATGCTATTAAAGATTTTACGACATACGGTAGTGCCTGGTGGAGTTGGGTTATTTGCTCGGGAATTATAGGCTGTTTATATGGCTGGATTGGACTAAAATTAAATCTTTCTTCAGGCCGATTTTCTAGGAAATCGATGGTTTATTTTAATATCGGTCAAATTATTGCGAATATTATTTGCTGGGCACTTATTGCACCAACATTAGATATTTTGATTTATAACGAACCAGCTAACAAGGTTTATACACAAGGTGTTATCTCTGCAGTATTAAATATTATTTCAGTTGGCATTATTGGGACAATATTATTAAAAGCATATGCTTCATCTCAAATTAAAAAAGGTAGTTTACGTAAGGAATAG
- a CDS encoding S-adenosyl-l-methionine hydroxide adenosyltransferase family protein: MGNYLVLQSDFGLSDGAVSAMYGVAYTVSDDIRVENLTHDIPPYDIWVASYRLYQTVKYWPKGTVFVSVVDPGVGSDRRSIACLTYSGHYIITPDNGSLSHIKHYEGIKKVIEIDEVKSRLPHSEESHTFHGRDVYAYNGARLAANKIAFERLGQAINVDSIEALEIREVTKNEDSVTGSIDILDIRFGSLWTNIPLAFLKSLEIVHGNNLVVTIYHQDKKVYQNIIKFARSFADVNVGEPLVYVNSLVNIGVAVNQDSFSDLYHIGTGNDWTIHLSKAPSI, translated from the coding sequence ATGGGAAATTATTTGGTATTGCAATCAGATTTTGGACTTAGTGATGGCGCTGTAAGTGCAATGTATGGAGTTGCATATACTGTAAGTGATGATATACGTGTTGAAAACTTAACGCATGATATACCACCGTATGACATTTGGGTAGCGTCATATCGTTTATATCAAACTGTAAAATACTGGCCTAAAGGCACAGTTTTTGTATCAGTGGTAGACCCGGGTGTAGGTAGTGATAGGCGGAGCATTGCTTGCTTAACATATTCAGGTCATTACATTATTACACCTGATAATGGTTCTTTAAGTCATATTAAACATTACGAAGGTATTAAAAAAGTTATCGAAATTGATGAAGTGAAAAGCCGATTGCCTCATTCGGAAGAAAGTCATACTTTTCATGGTAGAGATGTTTATGCATACAATGGTGCGAGATTAGCTGCAAATAAGATAGCGTTTGAACGTCTCGGTCAGGCAATTAATGTTGATAGTATTGAGGCATTAGAAATAAGAGAAGTGACAAAAAATGAGGATTCTGTTACAGGAAGCATTGATATTTTAGATATCAGATTTGGGTCATTATGGACAAATATTCCATTGGCATTCTTAAAATCCTTGGAAATTGTTCATGGTAATAATTTGGTGGTAACAATTTATCATCAAGATAAGAAAGTCTATCAAAATATTATTAAATTTGCGCGATCGTTTGCAGATGTTAATGTGGGTGAACCTCTTGTGTATGTTAACTCGCTAGTAAATATTGGTGTAGCAGTCAATCAAGACTCATTTTCAGATTTATATCATATTGGTACTGGAAATGATTGGACGATTCATTTATCTAAAGCACCATCAATATAA
- a CDS encoding rhodanese-related sulfurtransferase, giving the protein MNYQVLLYYKYMTIDDPEQFAQDHLAFCKAHHLKGRILVSTEGINGTLSGTKEETEQYMAHMHADERFKDMVFKIDEAEGHAFKKMHVRPRKEIVALDLEDDVDPRHTTGQYLSPVEFRKALEDDDTVIIDARNDYEFDLGHFRGAIRPNITRFRDLPDWIKENKALFADKKVVTYCTGGIRCEKFSGWLLKEGFEDVAQLHGGIATYGKDPETKGEYWDGKMYVFDDRISVDINQVEKTIIGKDWFDGKPCERYINCANPECNKQILVSEENETKYLGACSYECAKHERNRYVQANNISDNEWQQRLTNFDDLHQHA; this is encoded by the coding sequence ATGAACTATCAAGTTCTTTTATATTATAAATATATGACGATTGATGACCCTGAACAGTTTGCTCAGGATCACTTAGCCTTTTGTAAAGCACACCATTTAAAAGGTAGAATTCTTGTTTCTACAGAAGGTATTAACGGCACATTATCTGGTACAAAAGAAGAAACCGAACAATATATGGCACATATGCATGCCGATGAACGATTCAAAGATATGGTGTTTAAAATTGATGAAGCTGAAGGACATGCTTTTAAGAAAATGCATGTACGTCCTCGAAAAGAAATCGTTGCTTTAGATTTAGAAGATGACGTCGATCCAAGACACACAACTGGCCAATATTTATCACCTGTAGAATTTAGAAAAGCTCTTGAAGATGATGACACAGTCATTATTGATGCACGTAATGATTATGAATTTGATTTAGGTCATTTCCGAGGTGCAATTCGTCCAAATATCACACGTTTTAGAGATTTGCCTGACTGGATTAAAGAGAATAAAGCGTTATTTGCAGATAAAAAAGTGGTTACGTACTGTACTGGTGGCATTCGATGCGAAAAATTTTCTGGATGGCTTTTAAAAGAAGGTTTCGAAGATGTAGCTCAACTTCATGGCGGTATTGCTACATATGGTAAAGATCCTGAAACAAAAGGTGAATATTGGGACGGTAAAATGTACGTATTTGATGACCGTATCAGTGTTGATATCAACCAAGTTGAAAAAACAATTATTGGTAAGGATTGGTTTGATGGCAAACCATGTGAACGTTATATTAATTGCGCTAACCCAGAATGTAATAAACAAATATTAGTTTCTGAAGAAAACGAAACTAAATATTTAGGTGCATGCTCTTATGAATGTGCTAAACATGAGCGTAATCGTTATGTTCAAGCAAATAATATTAGTGATAATGAGTGGCAACAACGTTTAACAAACTTTGATGATTTACATCAACATGCTTAG
- a CDS encoding energy-coupling factor transporter transmembrane protein EcfT has product MNQYNTIGFHPGNSRIHQLNATVKLLFLLVVSISAMVTYDTRYLILISASSILLVKYAHIEWKQVRFVVKFILFFTILNIIAVYIFDPEYGVKIYNQRTELVNGIGRFTLTSQELFYLFNLILKYISTVPLALIFLFTTNPSHFAASLNQLGVNYKISYAVSLALRYIPDIQETYFNISQAQQARGYDNSKKAKFTSRVKGIKRIVLPLIFSSIERIDTISTAMELRQFGQYKRRTWYVKKQLKKDDYVVLCLTLILLMLVVTLFFLNNSRYFNPWH; this is encoded by the coding sequence ATGAATCAATATAATACTATAGGTTTTCACCCGGGAAATAGTCGTATTCATCAATTAAATGCGACTGTTAAACTTTTATTCTTATTAGTTGTTTCTATTTCTGCAATGGTGACTTATGACACAAGATATTTAATTTTAATTAGTGCTTCATCTATTTTATTGGTCAAATATGCTCATATTGAATGGAAACAAGTTCGCTTTGTTGTTAAATTCATTCTGTTTTTCACAATATTAAATATTATTGCCGTGTACATATTTGACCCTGAATATGGTGTGAAGATTTATAATCAGCGTACAGAGTTAGTCAATGGTATTGGTCGATTTACGCTAACATCACAGGAATTATTCTATCTTTTTAATCTAATATTAAAATATATTAGTACAGTTCCTTTAGCGTTAATATTTTTATTCACAACGAATCCGAGTCATTTTGCTGCAAGTTTAAATCAGCTAGGTGTGAATTATAAAATCAGTTACGCAGTCTCACTAGCATTAAGGTATATTCCAGATATTCAAGAAACATATTTTAATATTTCACAAGCGCAACAAGCAAGAGGATATGATAATTCGAAAAAAGCAAAATTTACTAGCCGTGTTAAAGGTATCAAACGCATTGTGTTACCTTTAATATTTTCTAGTATCGAAAGAATTGACACTATTAGTACTGCTATGGAGTTAAGACAATTCGGACAGTATAAAAGGAGAACCTGGTACGTCAAAAAACAATTAAAAAAAGATGATTATGTTGTTTTGTGTTTGACGTTAATACTTCTGATGTTAGTAGTTACATTATTCTTTTTAAATAATAGTCGATATTTCAACCCGTGGCATTAG
- a CDS encoding SMP-30/gluconolactonase/LRE family protein has product MSQQDLPTLFYSGKSNSAVPIISESELQTITAEPWLEISKKGLQLEGLNFDRQGQLFLLDVFEGNIFKINPETKEIKRPFVSHKANPAAIKIHKDGRLFVCYLGDFKSTGGIFAATENGDNLQDIIEDLSTAYCIDDMVFDSKGGFYFTDFRGYSTNPLGGVYYVSPDFRTVTPIIQNISVANGIALSTDEKVLWVTETTANRLHRIALEDDGVTIQPFGATIPYYFTGHEGPDSCCIDSDDNLYVAMYGQGRVLVFNKRGYPIGQILIPGRDEGHMLRSTHPQFIPGTNQLIICSNDIEMGGGSMLYTVNGFAKGHQSFQFQ; this is encoded by the coding sequence ATGTCACAACAAGATTTACCTACATTATTTTATAGCGGGAAGTCCAATAGTGCTGTTCCAATTATATCTGAAAGTGAATTACAAACAATTACAGCTGAACCATGGCTTGAAATTTCCAAAAAAGGATTGCAACTAGAAGGATTGAACTTTGATCGGCAGGGACAACTCTTTTTATTGGATGTATTCGAAGGCAATATTTTCAAAATCAATCCTGAAACGAAGGAAATCAAACGACCTTTTGTAAGTCACAAAGCGAATCCTGCAGCAATCAAAATACATAAAGATGGCCGATTATTCGTTTGTTATTTAGGAGATTTTAAATCTACAGGAGGCATTTTTGCAGCTACAGAAAATGGTGACAACTTACAAGATATTATTGAAGATCTTTCAACAGCATATTGTATTGATGACATGGTATTTGATTCTAAAGGTGGATTTTATTTTACAGATTTTAGAGGATACTCTACCAATCCACTAGGAGGCGTTTATTATGTTTCGCCGGACTTTAGAACAGTGACGCCTATCATTCAAAATATTAGCGTAGCAAATGGTATTGCTTTAAGTACAGATGAAAAAGTACTATGGGTAACAGAAACAACAGCCAATCGATTACATCGCATTGCACTTGAAGATGATGGTGTGACGATACAACCATTTGGAGCTACCATACCGTACTATTTTACAGGTCATGAAGGACCAGACTCATGTTGTATTGATAGTGACGATAATTTATACGTAGCAATGTATGGTCAAGGTCGAGTGTTAGTTTTTAATAAAAGGGGTTATCCAATAGGACAAATATTGATACCAGGCCGAGATGAAGGGCATATGTTACGTTCTACTCATCCGCAATTTATACCTGGAACAAATCAACTCATCATTTGTTCCAATGATATAGAAATGGGCGGAGGATCTATGCTTTATACAGTTAATGGCTTTGCAAAAGGTCATCAAAGTTTTCAGTTTCAATAA
- a CDS encoding YceI family protein, which translates to MTNFTFDGAHSSLEFQIKHLMVSKVKGSFDQFDVAVEGDINDFSTLKATATIIPSSINTKNEARDNHLKSGDFFGTDEFDKITFVTKSVSESKVVGDLTIKGITNEETFDVEFNGVSKNPMDGSQVTGIIVTGTINREKYGINFNQALETGGVMLGKDVKFEASAEFSISE; encoded by the coding sequence ATGACTAACTTTACTTTTGATGGTGCACACAGTAGTTTAGAATTCCAAATTAAACATTTAATGGTTTCTAAAGTGAAAGGTTCATTTGATCAATTTGATGTAGCTGTTGAAGGAGATATTAATGACTTCAGTACTTTGAAAGCTACTGCAACAATTATTCCAAGCTCAATTAACACTAAAAACGAAGCACGTGATAACCACTTAAAATCTGGTGATTTCTTTGGTACTGACGAATTTGATAAAATTACATTTGTGACAAAATCAGTATCTGAAAGCAAAGTTGTTGGTGATTTAACAATTAAAGGCATCACTAACGAAGAAACATTCGATGTTGAATTCAACGGAGTAAGTAAGAATCCTATGGATGGTTCTCAAGTAACAGGTATTATTGTTACTGGTACAATCAATAGAGAAAAATATGGCATTAACTTTAACCAAGCACTTGAAACTGGTGGCGTAATGCTAGGCAAAGATGTTAAATTCGAAGCATCAGCTGAATTCTCAATCTCAGAATAA
- a CDS encoding GNAT family N-acetyltransferase, with protein sequence MINTERLNLMIPSSSHLIELYNICSHPQANIYTPKGLHNSKLDTQRWIEKWRNHWQQYQFGYFVLVKKIDCSVIGICGYEYRQLKQETVLNLFYKLHPSFEGQGYACEAITAITNFVNYIDQETVKVIRTNKCNQRSINLAERLKFKRDDTMDDIINQGDIVFYK encoded by the coding sequence ATGATAAATACTGAAAGATTAAATTTAATGATTCCAAGTTCCTCGCATTTAATTGAACTTTATAATATTTGTAGTCATCCACAAGCAAATATATACACTCCCAAAGGTTTACATAATTCCAAATTAGACACACAACGGTGGATTGAAAAATGGCGAAACCATTGGCAACAATATCAATTTGGTTACTTTGTATTGGTAAAAAAAATAGATTGTAGTGTTATTGGTATTTGTGGATATGAATATCGACAATTAAAGCAAGAAACAGTATTAAATTTATTTTATAAATTACATCCAAGTTTTGAAGGACAAGGGTACGCATGTGAGGCTATTACAGCAATCACAAATTTTGTGAATTATATCGATCAAGAAACAGTAAAAGTTATCAGGACAAATAAGTGTAACCAACGTTCAATAAATTTAGCAGAAAGGCTTAAATTCAAGCGAGACGATACTATGGACGACATTATCAATCAAGGAGATATTGTGTTTTATAAATAA
- a CDS encoding ABC transporter ATP-binding protein, with translation MTEPIISFKDFSFQYHSQATPTLQNINVDIYPGEKVLVVGASGSGKSTFANCINGLIPFKTKGNITGELYINNQDATVSCLHDRSNVVGTVLQDTDGQFIGLTAAEDMAFLLENNCVEQDDMKKNVSYWAEKVGMIEHLNHRPQDLSGGQKQRVSLGGILIHRTPILILDEPLANLDPATGHETLRLLNNIHEETKSTMIIVEHRLEESLDDTFDRVLLFKDGKIIANTTPSDLLKSSKLKEAGIREPLYCTALKYAEVDVESIDNLANLRDVCMSEHVKFKVKKWIDETSANNDNKYKSEPLLELNEVCVQYSDYSNSVLNNVQLNVYRREMLSIVGHNGAGKSTLAKAICGFLDITGNIQFCNRGFNQLSISERSEFVGYVMQNPNHMISEKMIYDEVALGLRARGMKESDIKIRVENVLKICGLYAFRNWPIAALSYGQKKRVTIASVLVLNPEIIILDEPTAGQDFYHYNEIMSFLIELNRQGKTIIMITHDMHLLSEYSSRTVVLSKGQVVADTTPVLVLNDKKICEIASLRQTSLFEMAEYIGISEPQKLVQLFINHDRKVRRQ, from the coding sequence ATGACTGAACCAATTATCTCGTTCAAAGACTTTAGTTTTCAATATCATAGTCAAGCAACACCTACATTACAGAATATAAATGTTGATATTTATCCAGGAGAAAAAGTATTAGTAGTTGGTGCTTCGGGTAGTGGTAAATCGACTTTTGCAAATTGCATAAACGGATTAATTCCATTTAAAACTAAAGGTAACATAACTGGGGAACTATATATAAATAATCAAGATGCAACCGTTAGTTGTTTACATGATAGATCTAATGTTGTTGGTACAGTTTTACAAGATACAGATGGACAGTTCATAGGCTTAACAGCAGCTGAAGATATGGCCTTTTTATTAGAAAATAATTGTGTTGAACAAGATGATATGAAGAAAAATGTAAGTTATTGGGCTGAAAAAGTTGGCATGATAGAACATTTAAATCACCGACCGCAAGATTTATCTGGAGGTCAAAAACAACGCGTTTCATTAGGTGGTATATTAATCCATCGTACGCCTATTTTAATATTGGATGAGCCACTGGCCAATTTAGATCCTGCGACAGGACATGAAACGCTGAGATTGTTAAACAATATTCATGAAGAAACAAAGTCAACGATGATTATTGTCGAACATCGATTAGAAGAATCATTAGATGATACGTTTGATAGAGTTCTTCTTTTTAAAGATGGAAAAATCATCGCTAATACAACGCCTAGTGATTTGCTAAAATCATCTAAGCTTAAAGAAGCAGGCATACGTGAACCATTATACTGTACAGCGCTTAAATATGCAGAAGTAGATGTCGAATCCATTGATAACTTAGCGAATTTACGTGACGTTTGTATGAGTGAACATGTTAAATTTAAAGTGAAAAAATGGATAGATGAAACATCTGCAAATAATGATAATAAGTACAAATCTGAACCGCTATTAGAATTAAATGAGGTATGTGTTCAATATAGTGACTATAGTAATAGTGTACTTAATAATGTTCAATTAAATGTTTATAGAAGAGAAATGCTTAGTATAGTTGGTCACAATGGTGCCGGCAAATCAACACTTGCTAAAGCAATTTGTGGATTTTTAGATATAACAGGTAATATCCAATTTTGTAATAGGGGATTTAATCAATTGTCAATTAGCGAACGATCTGAATTCGTAGGTTATGTGATGCAAAATCCAAATCATATGATTTCTGAAAAAATGATTTACGATGAAGTAGCATTAGGGTTAAGAGCACGAGGTATGAAAGAATCAGATATAAAGATACGAGTAGAGAATGTGCTCAAAATATGCGGACTTTATGCATTTCGGAATTGGCCAATTGCAGCTTTAAGCTATGGTCAAAAAAAGAGGGTCACTATAGCATCTGTTTTAGTCTTAAATCCGGAAATAATCATATTGGATGAACCGACTGCTGGTCAAGATTTCTATCATTATAATGAGATAATGTCATTTTTAATTGAACTAAACAGACAGGGGAAGACGATTATTATGATTACGCATGATATGCATTTATTGTCTGAGTATAGTTCAAGAACAGTTGTATTATCAAAAGGTCAAGTCGTTGCTGATACCACGCCAGTATTGGTTTTAAATGATAAAAAAATCTGTGAGATTGCATCATTGAGACAAACATCGCTATTTGAAATGGCCGAATATATAGGGATTAGCGAGCCACAGAAATTAGTACAATTATTTATTAACCATGATAGGAAGGTGAGACGCCAATGA